One genomic window of Solanum stenotomum isolate F172 chromosome 9, ASM1918654v1, whole genome shotgun sequence includes the following:
- the LOC125876720 gene encoding riboflavin synthase: protein MATISFSFASPSKHLNPSISPKNSTIFNLLPTPSNPQLKRAFFLKSPSISPIFIRPLKPQQCRTSSTPITSLFTGIVEEMGQIKQLGYDKPDSFTMKIQAKLILEDINLGDSISVNGTCLTVADFDTQNLEFSVGLAPETLRKTSLIELEQGSLVNLERALRPTTRMGGHFVQGHVDGTGEIVELKTEGDSLWVKVKTAKELLRYIVPKGFIAVDGTSLTVVDVVDEEGCFNFMLVAYTQQNVVIPLKKVGQKVNLEVDILGKYVERLLSSGFVDSIKSS, encoded by the coding sequence ATGGCGACAATTTCATTCTCATTTGCTTCTCCTTCCAAGCACTTAAACCCTTCGATCTCCCCCAAAAACTCTACCATTTTCAATCTACTACCAACTCCATCGAATCCCCAGCTCAAAAGAGCCTTCTTTCTCAAATCTCCTTCAATTTCTCCCATCTTTATCAGGCCTCTAAAGCCCCAACAATGTCGTACTTCTTCCACTCCAATCACTTCCCTTTTTACCGGCATAGTTGAAGAAATGGGTCAAATTAAACAACTGGGTTACGATAAACCCGACAGTTTCACCATGAAAATCCAAGCAAAACTCATTCTTGAAGATATCAATCTCGGCGACAGCATTTCCGTCAACGGAACTTGTTTAACAGTAGCTGATTTCGATACCCAGAATTTGGAATTCAGTGTTGGGTTAGCTCCGGAGACACTAAGGAAGACTTCTTTGATCGAATTGGAACAAGGGTCTTTGGTGAATCTGGAGAGGGCTTTGAGGCCTACTACTAGAATGGGGGGTCATTTTGTGCAGGGACATGTTGATGGGACTGGTGAGATTGTTGAGCTCAAAACTGAAGGGGATTCTTTGTGGGTGAAGGTGAAGACTGCTAAAGAGCTTTTGAGGTACATTGTGCCAAAAGGATTCATTGCTGTGGATGGGACTAGTTTGACTGTTGTTGATGTGGTTGATGAAGAAGGCTGTTTTAACTTCATGTTGGTGGCGTACACGCAGCAGAATGTGGTGATTCCATTGAAGAAAGTGGGGCAGAAGGTTAACCTTGAGGTGGATATATTGGGAAAGTATGTGGAGAGGCTTCTTAGTAGCGGCTTTGTGGATTCCATCAAATCTTCATGA